CAGTCACGCACGGCCGGCCGATGCTCGACACCCCCGTCCGTGTGGCGAGAGCGCGTTGCGCGCATGGCGGTGCGTGCAGCGATGCCACGATCGGCGGCAGCACGCGATTTCATTACGTCATCAGTACGACGTCACGCGGGCCGATGCGAAAACATGCAGCGCATTTTGCACGCGTAAAGCACGGGGCGAACGCGCGGCGCGCAGGCTGCGCGGTTTTATCTTGCATGGCCAAAAAAAGACGTTCGGCGACCCTCTTGTCACCGGCCGCACTTCCATGGCAGCACCTGCAACGTTCGCGTCGGTAATGGGCTTTGCCGGCGACCAGAACCGGTCCAGGGAGAGGGAATGAGCTTCACACAGAAATTTCAGATGGATATCGGTGCGCCTGCTGCCACGGGCCCGAGCGCCGAGGACCTGCGAAGGATCTTCGACACCGCCGGCGAGGACGAAGGCCTCATGGCCGGGATCGAGACGGCGCGCCGCGCCGCCGAGCAGCGGTCCGACACCGATTTCTCCCCGCGCAAGCCGGCCACCATCGCCGACGCGGGCCTGACGCCCGAATTCGTCGAACAGCTCATCTGCAAATTCCTTCTCACCCGCGGCTCGGCCACCGGCCGCCGCATCGCCCAGCAGCTCGGCCTGCCCTTCCGGTCGCTCGAGGGCCTGCTGACGCGCGCCAAGAACGAGATGCTGCTGGCGTACCGCAAGACCGCGGCCGCCGGGGACTACGAGTACGTCCTGACCGACACCGGCAGCGACCGGGCACGCCGCTCCATGGACGCCTGCACGTATGCCGATTCTGCGCCCGTGCCGCTGGAGGACTACATCGCTTCGGTCGCCGCGCAGAGCCTGACGCTTCACCGCATCAACGCCGAGCATCTGAAGGAGGCGTTCTTCGATCTGCTCGTCGGTGACGAGATGCTCGACCGGCTCGGCCCGGCCGTGAACTCGGGCAAGGGCATGTTCCTGTACGGCGCCCCCGGCAACGGTAAGACCAGCATCGCCGAGCGCGTCATCCGATGCTTCGGCAGCCACCTCTGGATTCCGAAGACGATCGTCATCGACGGCCATCTGTTCCGCCTGTTCGATCCGGTGATCCATCAGCCAGTCGCCGAGCCCGAATCGAGCATTCTCGGCGAAGGGCTCGAGGACGGACGCTGGGTGAAGGTGGTGCGCCCGACGGTCGTGGTCGGCGGCGAGCTGACGATGGATCAGCTCGAGATGCGCCATGACCCGCAGAGCAACGTCAGCGAGGCGCCCATCCAGATGAAGAGCAACTGCGGCGCCCTGGTCATCGACGACTTCGGGCGCCAGCGCATGCCCATCGCCGAGCTGCTCAACCGCTGGATCGTTCCGCTCGAGAAGCGTTACGACTTCCAGAAGCTGCCCTCGGGCAAGAAGATCCAGGTTCCCTTCGACCAGCTCGTGATCTTCTCGACCAACCTGGAGCCGCGCGACCTGGTCGACGAGGCGTTCCTGCGCCGCATTCCCTACAAGATCGAAGCGCCGAATCCGACGCCGTCGCAGTTCAAGCACATCGTCGAGATGGTGGCGCCGTCGCTCGGCTTCACCATCGATCCGCAGGTGGTCGACCATCTGATCGAGAAGCACTACGTCACGACCGGTCGTGCGATGCGTGCGTGCCATCCGCGCGATCTGATGCTGCAGGCGCGCAGCTACTGCATGTACCACAAGCTGCCGGTGGAGCTTTCGGACGAGGCGCTCGACTTCGCGGTCCAGAACTACTTCGCGGTCATGTGAAACCGCCGGCGTCGATGCCGTTTTGCGGATCGAAACGGCAGCCGACCTCGTTTTCACCGGCCCCGCTTCCGTGACAAACACCCTCGCCGGCCGCGCCGTGCGGTCGTGGAGGGATCGATGAGCGAAATTCGAGGCAGCAGCGTCCTCATCACGGGCGGAGCCAGCGGCATCGGCCGCCTGATGGCGCTGGAGATGGCCCACCAGGGCGCCGATCTCGTGCTGTGGGACCTCAACGGCGATGCGCTCGACACCACCGCGCGCGAGGTCGAGGCGGCCACCGGCCGCAGAGCCCGAACGTACGTCTGCGACGTCTCACGCCGCGACGACGTCTACGCGACCGCCGCGCGCACGCTGCAGGATGCAGGCCGCGTCGACATACTCATCAACAATGCCGGCGTCGTCAGCGGCCGCAGCCTCCTCGAGCTTTCCGACGAGAAGATCGAGACGACGTTCGCAGTCAATACGCTGGCGCTGTTCTGGACGACGAAGGCCTTTCTGCCCAGCATGATCGAGCGAGGGCGCGGTCATCTCGTCACCATCGCTTCGGCCTCCAGCCTCATCGGCGTCAACCGCCTCTCCGACTATGCGGCCAGCAAATGGGCGGCAATGGGTTTCGACGAGTCGCTGCGCGTGGAGATGCGGCGTACGGCGCCGTATATCCGCACCACGGTCGTGTGCCCGTTCTACATCAACACGGGTATGTTCGCCGGCGTGCGCTCGCGCTGGCCCCTGTTCCTGCCGCTGCTGGAGCCGCAAGCAGTGGCGCGCCGCATCGTGCGCGCCATTCGCAAGGATCATGCGCGCCTGATCATGCCGTGGAGCGTGGCGCTGATCCCGCTCATGCGCATGCTGCCGCCCTCGTTGATGGACCCGATCGCGGATCACCTCGGCGTCAACTCCTCGATGGACGAGTTCACCGGTCGGGCGGACCCTGCAGCCACCCGCGGGGCGTAGGAAGGTGCGCGGGCTACGAGCGCCTCTTCAGTAGCACCAGCGTCGCGCCCCACCCTCCTCGTTCCGGCGGCGCATCGCGAAACGATTCGACCGCCGGGTGTGCCGACAGAAGCTGCTGAACGCGGCTGCGCTGGAACCCCGTCCCGCGGCCATGGATCAGCCGCACCTCCCGAAAGCCCGCTTCGACCGCCGCCTCCAGATAGCCTTCGACGGCGGCAGGAATGTCGCGAGGCGCGAACGGATGCAGGTCGAGCGCGTCTTCGATCGGAACGACGAAGGGCTCATTTTCATCGAAGGGCTCGTCGTCGTCCTGCATGGCAATGCCAGTGGCGGCGGCAAGGATGCTGCAGCCGCATCCGGGCCGCACGGTCGCTGCGGGTGCCGCGAAGGCGAGCCCGCACCGAAACCGTAGCACGAAGTGCCGTAGCCTACACCGCCATCGCCATCTGCTGCATCGCCGCACGGTCCTGCGCCGGCGTGGTGGGGTGATCGAGAACCGCAGCGATCTCTTCGTCGCTCATGCGCAGCATCGCCTCGCCGAGCTCGCGCATCTCCTCGGGGAAGACGAAGCCGGGGCGCAGATCCGGGCTCGGCTGCGCGACGGCGCCGCCCTGCGAGACGAAAGCAGACGGCCGGCGGTAGCGTTCGAGCGCATCGGCGTCGATGCCGCATGCGGCCGCCACCTCCGCATCGATCCATTCATCCGCGCGCACGGCCAGGCCGGCCGAGCTGGCAAACTCGAGCTGCATGCCCTCGGGGCCCGTCAGATAGATCGACCTGCACATGCCGTGGTCGATCGGACCGAGCACCCAGTAGCCGTGCGAGCGCAGGCGGTCGCGCATCGCCAGCAGATCCTCGTGCGTCGGGACGTTGAGCGCGATGTGCTGCACCGCGCCGGGCGCCACCGCGCCCGCCGTGAAGCCCGCGTGCGACACGCCGATGGACGGCTGCACCGCCTTGATTTCCGGACCATACACGAGGGCGATCATCGATTCGTCCGAGAGGCGCAGGAAGGCGTGCGCCGTGTCCTTGACCCCGTGCATCCAGTACAGCCCGACCAGCTCCGCACCCACCGCCTCGGTGAAGAACTCGAGCTGCGACTTCAGATCCGCCGTTGCAATCGCCAGATGATGAACTCCGTTGGGAACGCCCATGTTCTTCTTTCTCCTTGCTGCGGGTCGGCGTCGTCGCCGCGCAGGTCGGAGTTTGCAACGGCAATTGGCCAGGTGTCAAATTGTTTCGAGAGGAAATTGGGCATATGGCCAATAAACGCTCCGGCCCGGCAGCCGCGCCGACCCGCAAGAAACGGCCCGTCCGCCGCCGGGCCGGCAGGCCGCCGGCATCCCGCCCGGCGCTCGAATCGAAGCAGGAGATCCTCGATGCCGCGCTTCGGGCGTTCGGCGAGCACGGGTTCGAAGAGATGTCGGTGCGCAAGCTCGCTAACGAGCTCGGCGTCAGCCACAACCTCATCTCGCACTACTACTCGTCCAAGGACGAGCTGTGGCGGGCCTGCGTCGACTACTCGATCGGCACCATCAACCGCGAGCTCGTGGAGATGGCGGCGCGGCTCCAGGAGAAGGCCGACGTGCTCGAGGTGCTGCGGGCGGTCAGTGAGCGGTTCATTCACCTGGCGGCCCGCTTCCCCGCCAATCTCTTCATCGTCTCGCACGTGGGTGCCTCCGAGAGCGCGCGCCTCGATTACCTCTACACGCAGCTGATGGAGCCGGCGCAGCGCGGATGGGCGGCGCTGGTCGAGCGCGCCGTGGCGGAAAGGAAGATCCGCCGGTATGATCCGCGCACCCTGTTCTTCCTGCTCACGCATGGCGGCGCTGCGATGTTCACGCTGGTGCCGCTCGCCGAGCGCATGGGCGGCCCGCCGCCTCTGGACCCGGCGTTCATCGACAAGCAGGCTCGCGACGTCGTCGACATCCTGCTGCGCGGCATCATGCTCGATCCGGACGCGGCGACACGGAGGCGGCGCGCATGAAGCCGATCACGCTCTCGTTCGACAATGGGCCCAGCCCCGGCATCACCGAGCGCGTGCTCGACACGTTGGCGGAGCGGGCCGTTCGCACGACGTTCTTCGTGGTGGGCGATCGGCTGCGGGATCCCACGGCACGCCGGCTTGCCGAGCGTGCCGTCGCCGAAGGGCACTGGGTCGGCAATCATACGATGACGCACAGCGTGCAGCTCGGCGCTGCCGCCGACGATTCGGTGCACGAGCGCGAGATCGGCGCGGCGCAGGAGATCATCGGCTCGCTCTCTCATGGCGACCGCTTCTTCCGGCCCTACGGCGCCGGCGGCGTGCTTACCAACGAGCTCCTCAGCCCCGGCGCGGTCGAGTATCTGCAGGGAGGCAGCTACAGCCTGGTCCTTTGGTCGATCGTGCCGCGCGACTGGGATCCGTCGGTGGACTGGGTCGAGTCATGCCTTTCGCATGCGCGCACACAGGCCTGGCCGCTCGTGGTGCTGCACGACCTTCCCGGCTGCGCGCCCGAACGGCTGCCCGAGCTTCTGGACCGGCTCGCCGCCGAAGGCTTCGAGGTACGGCAGGAGATTCCGGACCACTCCATGCCGATGCATCGTGGAGCGATGCGCGCAACCATCGACCATCTCGTGCGCTCGCATTGAGGAGGCCGGACCGGCATCCGCCAAGGACCGGGCGTCGGGATGACCGGATCGGCCGGCAGCGTGAGAGCACCCGCACCTGGACGCCGCTGGATGCCGACCGACGCCTCGACGCGCAGACGTTGAATCAACTGCGGCGAAAGAGCACGGTGCACAGACTACCGCGTTTCGGGCGTAGTGCTCGTGCCATCGGCGCGGTCCATGGAGGGTTTCGATGAGGATCAGTCCCGTGGTGCCCGTCGCGATCACGATTTCGCTGGCTTTACTGGCAGTTCCGCCTGTCGCGGGGGCACGGACGGCCCAGGAGAAGTGCGACCAGGCTCGGCTCAAGGCATGGTCGGACTTCGTCAAGTGTCAGAACGCGGTGCTTGCCAAGCCGGGGACCGGATACATGCCGCGAACGATCGCCACCCTGAAATGCCGCCGGAAGTACTTCGCGGTATGGGAAAAGTTCCAGAGCGATGGCGGGCTCGCCGGCACCACCTGCCAGCCATCCGGCGGAGCGCGCTTTGTCGACAACGGCGACCAGACGGTCACCGACAATCTCACCCTGCTCGTATGGGAGAAGAAGGATAGCCTGGACAACAGTGCGGATTTCGGTAACCCGCACGATGCCGACAACGCGTACAGCATCAGCGCGACGTCCAAGCTCGACCTCGAAGATGGAACCGCCTACTCAGACTTTCTGAGCGCGCTCAACGAGTCTCCGGGGTTCGCCGGGGCGCTTGGCTGGCGAGTACCGACTCTCATCGAGTTGCAGACGATCGTGCTCGAGTTCGCCTGTGCCAAGTCGGCGTCGGATACCGGGGATCCGGGCTGCGACTGCGCCGATCCATGTATCGATTCGATATTCGGCCCGACCAAGAGCGTGTACTACAAAACCTCGACCCGCAATCTGAACGAGTCGGACCAGGTCTGGGCGATCAGCTTCGAATATTCGGATCTCAATCCCGGCGCCGCCAGCAATCTGAACGACGGAGTCAGGGCGGTTCGCGGCGGGCTATGAGGCGCGGCCGGCGATGACGCGGCAGGTGCGTGCTAAAACCTGCTCATCGCTCGGATTCGCAAAGCACGGCCCTGCCGACGGCGCTTCCGCTGAACGACACCGCTCGCGGCTGCGTCCGGCCGCCGCGGCTGCTAGTGTTCGCGAATGTCCCGCACGCTCCGGGTCTTGCTGGTGGCCGTCATCGTCATCGGCGGCGTTCTGCTTCTGATGCCACGGCCCGGCCCGCCGCCTCCGGCGGCTCCCGCGGCGCCGGCCACGGCACGCGATGAAGAGCGAGGTCGGCTGGCCAAGCCGCAATCGCAGCGTCCCGAGCGAGAACGCCAACCGTCTTCCATCCGCGCGAACGGTGGAGACCGACTCCGCCTGCCTCGGCGCGGTACACCGGAGCGGCCGACGAAACGCATGCAGCGCGACATTCCCGCCATCAACCCGGACCGCGCGGCGGCGGTCGAGAAGGAGCTGGTCGAGGACGAGCCTCTTCCACGGGCGAGCGTCCGCAGCATGCTGCAGCAGCAGCTTCGGCAGCAGTTGCCGGACAGGAAGCTCTCTACCGAGGAGTACGAGCGTCTTACCGACGCGGTGATGCGCTATCGCGCCACCCAGCGAGTGATCGCGGGGATGCCACCTTCGAACGAAAATGCCGAGACCCTCATCCGTGTGCGCACCGAGGTCACCGAGATCCTGCGCGAGATCAACGAGCTGACAGGCGTGCCGAGCAACGAGCTCCTTGACGAGGAAAAGCCGTGGATGCGGGACCTTCCGACGCAGTGATTGCGTCCGTTTTGCCGGCAGCGGCGCGCCTACACCTTCCGATTCGGCCGGACCGGCGGGACCCGATTTCGGGGCGTCGAACAAAACGGTAGCGCCCCTGACGCACGAGCGGCCCGGCACGTGGCCGGGCCGCTCGCGAACGAAAGCGACGGCGCGTGCGCCGCCTAGGCCGGCTGCTCTACTCGCACGAATCGATCGTGCAGTCGTTGTTGCGGGCTTCCCTGCACGCCTCCGGGCTCGACGCTTTGGCGTTGTCCGGGCAGATGCCGAGTTCCTCTTGGCACAGATCCTCGCTGGCGCAGCTGTCCTCGAACCGCCGGCAGCGCTGATCGTCGCCGTCAATCTCGGGGCAGGCCGGGTACTGGAAGCCGCAGAACAG
The genomic region above belongs to Candidatus Limnocylindrales bacterium and contains:
- a CDS encoding SDR family oxidoreductase; its protein translation is MSEIRGSSVLITGGASGIGRLMALEMAHQGADLVLWDLNGDALDTTAREVEAATGRRARTYVCDVSRRDDVYATAARTLQDAGRVDILINNAGVVSGRSLLELSDEKIETTFAVNTLALFWTTKAFLPSMIERGRGHLVTIASASSLIGVNRLSDYAASKWAAMGFDESLRVEMRRTAPYIRTTVVCPFYINTGMFAGVRSRWPLFLPLLEPQAVARRIVRAIRKDHARLIMPWSVALIPLMRMLPPSLMDPIADHLGVNSSMDEFTGRADPAATRGA
- a CDS encoding Smr/MutS family protein; amino-acid sequence: MQDDDEPFDENEPFVVPIEDALDLHPFAPRDIPAAVEGYLEAAVEAGFREVRLIHGRGTGFQRSRVQQLLSAHPAVESFRDAPPERGGWGATLVLLKRRS
- a CDS encoding VOC family protein, translating into MGVPNGVHHLAIATADLKSQLEFFTEAVGAELVGLYWMHGVKDTAHAFLRLSDESMIALVYGPEIKAVQPSIGVSHAGFTAGAVAPGAVQHIALNVPTHEDLLAMRDRLRSHGYWVLGPIDHGMCRSIYLTGPEGMQLEFASSAGLAVRADEWIDAEVAAACGIDADALERYRRPSAFVSQGGAVAQPSPDLRPGFVFPEEMRELGEAMLRMSDEEIAAVLDHPTTPAQDRAAMQQMAMAV
- a CDS encoding TetR/AcrR family transcriptional regulator; the protein is MRKLANELGVSHNLISHYYSSKDELWRACVDYSIGTINRELVEMAARLQEKADVLEVLRAVSERFIHLAARFPANLFIVSHVGASESARLDYLYTQLMEPAQRGWAALVERAVAERKIRRYDPRTLFFLLTHGGAAMFTLVPLAERMGGPPPLDPAFIDKQARDVVDILLRGIMLDPDAATRRRRA
- a CDS encoding polysaccharide deacetylase family protein yields the protein MKPITLSFDNGPSPGITERVLDTLAERAVRTTFFVVGDRLRDPTARRLAERAVAEGHWVGNHTMTHSVQLGAAADDSVHEREIGAAQEIIGSLSHGDRFFRPYGAGGVLTNELLSPGAVEYLQGGSYSLVLWSIVPRDWDPSVDWVESCLSHARTQAWPLVVLHDLPGCAPERLPELLDRLAAEGFEVRQEIPDHSMPMHRGAMRATIDHLVRSH
- a CDS encoding DUF1566 domain-containing protein, which gives rise to MRISPVVPVAITISLALLAVPPVAGARTAQEKCDQARLKAWSDFVKCQNAVLAKPGTGYMPRTIATLKCRRKYFAVWEKFQSDGGLAGTTCQPSGGARFVDNGDQTVTDNLTLLVWEKKDSLDNSADFGNPHDADNAYSISATSKLDLEDGTAYSDFLSALNESPGFAGALGWRVPTLIELQTIVLEFACAKSASDTGDPGCDCADPCIDSIFGPTKSVYYKTSTRNLNESDQVWAISFEYSDLNPGAASNLNDGVRAVRGGL